Genomic DNA from Bemisia tabaci chromosome 2, PGI_BMITA_v3:
AAAAATGATGTTTCCTGTTTTTGATCTGTTCCTTTTTACTTTGCTGTTTTCTCTAATGAAGCTTTACAAGATGGTAGAAAATGCTTGGTCATACGTTAGCTATaagagttttcattttaaagaaatctGAAGAATATCAGCTATAGTCCACGGCAGTAAAAGTGGTGGCTGAAGGGTGGACTTAAGTGAGTGACTCAATCCATTGTCTCAGGATTGATCGGCTTTGGCGAGCCTAGGTCCTTCTAATATGTCAGTAACCTGCGTTTCAGCCCCTATACAATAGATCTAGCTGCTCATCTGACTCGGCCCCTCAGTCGCCACTTTTTGTTGATTGCTACCCAGGAAAAGTAGTTAGGTACTTGGgtagtttttaaaaagaaagataaCAATTTCGGCTCATACATGTTGTCGACAACAGAATTGGAGTCAGAATTGAAATCAGAGTAATGTGTAGTGTTAGtcgtgaatttcaaaaattgaaggtagTGGGCACAGATCAAGAGCTTTTATGGAAAACAAATCGAAAGCAAATAATTGGTTGGATAGTTTCAAAAAGCAAGGCAACAAAGGGAGAGAGAAACTTAAAACCATAGAGATCATACTTAAAATGTTGCCTGCAGTTTGCTGTTTGATGCCACGAGACTAATTTCAGGTGATGTGCTTTTGCTAGAAGTCGAGTTCAAAGACGAGACTTtcacttccatttttttttttttgggttgaCATCCCCCTCCATACAAAGAAGAGAATGACCTGTATTTGTGCAAAGCCatcgaagaagaaatacttTTAAAGATATTACAAACTGATATATTCAGACGTTGTCTCGTCAATTTGAGACAGGTAATCAGATTCGTTTCTAACCAAAATTGATCAAGCCGAAGCcatgaaatgataaaaaattagcCTAACTACATCTGAAGTCGCACAATTTTCTATtatgttttcctctttttcaagaAACATGATAGGCAGCATGTATACAGGTTTTTAGGGGTTATTAATCCccctttccaattttttttttttatttcaaaataaacggCTGAAAAAGTCAATCCCAAAGAGTTTCTTGATTTCAGCGCCCttttatttggaaaaatttatcAGGAGCTGAATCATAAATTATGAAATGTTAGCTCTTCAATGTTAGGGCCTCAGCTACTAATGCTGAAAACTAAGCAACACATTGCCTTGAAGTTCTGtgggaatcccccccccccattacaaGACTAATAGCATACAATTTCAAGGTAGAATGTTCTGTagttttctgtttgaaaaataaaacttatgaTAGGAAATCATGCAACACTAATGCAATCAAGCTAATTCCTGTTttgttcaatttgtttttttcgtacAACAATCAACTTATTTCTGTATGCTTGTTCCAGAGAAAAATAACTCAACGAGTAGTAATACATCCGGTGATCTCTTCAAAACGATGCAGTTATTACAGCCTTATGTGCATAttggaaaaaataggaaaaagtcATCCAAAAACGTAGACTCAGCCTCGTCAGATGAAGATGCAGCATCTGCAACAAATGAATGTGAGAGATTGACTGATGAGGAAAATAATTCTGGGGAAAACCAGAACATGACAGGTATTAAACCAGAGTGTCTTGGGATGAAGACCTATcccattgaaaaatttgccaaGCAGACAGAAAACGATATCAATATTGAAGAATTAAGTCCTGACCAATACGTCATAGATTATGTAAagaacaaaatgaaagaaacagaGCAAGAAAGTCATAGGCAACAATTTCTTCTAAGTTTATTGCCAGATGTAAATGAAATGAGTAATAGTCAGTTCAGAAGTTTTCGACAGAATGTGTGCAGTCTTATTGATACGATCCTTCAGCCTGGCGCAGATCCATTACGGCAGAGTAATGAAGAATCGTCATCAACAATTAGTTAATCTCATTTTAATATGTATTTTATTACACATCAAATCAAACTGTGTATTTACGAAAGGGTTCAAGGATCAAAACTTAGTAAGCCTTGCTTCCGTATATTATCCATCACGGCTTCCAAGGCTCGCACTCTGCCAGTATTAAAACTCTACTAGTGCTTGAGACCTTGCATGAACAGACggttcaatgggtcagttgcaccaGTCATAGAGTCAAGTTTTGATCATTTCTGTATATAGattaataaaatatgataagatccgtccaaacactAAGTTTCCAGAGCCAATATTAATGGAACTGTTGCCTTCTAAAGACATGGCATATGACTTCATCCATGTTTCAAGCCGAGaaaccagtgcaaatgtatgcatcactgactgatgaaTCCAAGGTATGGGAGACACCATGGTATCCACTACTTTGGTGAATGTCTGTATACACTATGTTTATTGAAGGGCAAGATCTCTGAtgatattgaacgtaggaaCTGTGCGTTTGCATAGATCTTATTATCTTAAGCTAATCTATAAGTTTTAACCATTAAAATGCGATTCTATGACAagcgcaacagacccattctgtGTTCGCCGCAAGTTCTAACATTATCCTCACAGCTGGTCCTGCCGTATACATTCTCTCAAAGTCAGAGagcctttttctcttttattagTTGTTTAAAATCTTTTTCGCTATCTTTTTTCTCAAGATGGAAtacagttttttatttttattgtcgATCACTAATTATCTCATCTCTCATTCCCTGACCCTTTGAAATATAAGGCAATTGTTCGgcaattattaattaaaattttaataaatcatcCCCAAATTTTGCATGTACATGAGGAAATTAATTCTGCGGTCTGGAGTGCCAAAGTTTTTGGGTTTTGTTAAGTTTTTGCACAGATATCATAATGTAACTCTGTCTAATGGATGCAACTTTTTAGGTGTGATACTTTCGTAAGTAAAGCGGTCATTTCTTCCTGTCTTGGATCTTAGATGCTTGATCGGATAGCTACAGCTCATTATAATGAAGTTTAAGTCATCAATAAGTCAAAGAGCCGTATTCATTGTCGTTCCTTGAACAGCTCCTTTCCATTTGTTGCCCCATTTGGTTTacttggaccacattttgcaataaggaaccactttttctggctcattttagaaacaacatatgtgccattagttcccctatgcagaaaggtgtttttatggaggagccagagatagtggttccatattgcaaaatgtaatccactttaTGATGAATGAAGGTTTAAAGAAGCCCTCGAAATAGCATCATAAGGACGACTTATGCCCACATTAAATCaaattcagcagtataactttGAAAAGTATCCTTGCAAGGGATTACTTCACcgcttcaaaaaacaaaattgaagagaaaataaatgaagagctttttaaatttcaaagtttttttttttttttttttttttcccacaaGTTCGcatctaccttaaaatttgtcaaaatcatggtattgtttattttttgcggTTATTGTCATCCCTTGGAAGGATCCTTTTGCAAAGTTATACTGCGGAATTTTACTCGAGGTCGGCAAAAATTgccctttttatgatgctatttcaacgtatttctgccaaacggaactatgtgaattatgacttgagccctgttatgtatatatagggtgtctaccggtccccaatgtccccgattttggaagggtgtccctgatgtccccaaaagtccccaattttcttgttcaggtccccaaaaaatgacaaaaatcgtcctaaacaccagcattttcaaattttccctttttcagTGGCAGCGCGGTGTAACCAGgattaaaaaaactgaagtgttgcttggtttttcgtttgttttcatcggttcaacatgacttgtgaAATTAGTTGTATAAAgtacgccttttaacgctctaactagctccctttctcttactatttctCGAAAAAACTCCCCTAAAAGttcccgaaagtccccaatattggtttttcataactggtagacaacctaatatattcttatgggtctcagagctcatgtcttaatgcacacagttccacttggcagaaatacgtccatttagagGGCTTCCTTGAACCATCTTTTATAACAAAGTAAActaaatatatatttatatatatatatatattataaatataatataatatattaatataatatataatatataaataCTAAATGAAGCTTCCTATAAAAATGAACTGTTTAAGGAACGATACTGAATACGACTCTTCATCTATTTGTCAGTAGATTTAAGCTCGCCAAACAGGGCTCTTGCTTCATTAATATACAGCGAACCGTGACCTCCGACTGATGCCAGTCCTTTCGTGCATCAGAGGAATTAGTTTCTTGCAGTgctacatttcaaaatttatttactAAATAGAGTATTACATGTTATTTAAACATgactttttcagaaaatacttttgaatgaaaatgaagaCTAACAATAAGTCCCACTATTAGTTTGCAGATTGGTCTCTTCGGTGTGAGTTACAAGGACTTTCCCAACCAAACAGCTTGTACCCAtgtcaatgttgctaagattgtgcacaCATTCAAGTGATAAGTTGATAGAGAGCTGTAGCTGTAAGCTTTGTACCAAACTTTGCCTCaatgttttttccatttttctgaatattttggcCGAGAAAATAATGTGGGCAATTTCCtcataaaaaaaaggagaagttgcacaatcttagcaacgtaGACATGAGTTTAAGCTGTTTGGTCAGATCAGAGGTCCACATATGCTTTTgtattttcatctcattttcagaataattttgTCTATGAAGTGATGCATCCACCACTCTCaccttgttcttttattttaaatggCTTATTGATTAATtattctctcttctttttttttttggtgtttatCTCAAGTTTATccatatatatttttatacaaaTAAACGAGTTGATCACTTACTTCTCGTGTTAAATTGTTGTTTCATCACTGCACTCTTGTGCTCAGATCTCAGCTCGTTTGAACGCCATTATTTTGGCCCAAATCTGTGCCCCCTCTTTCACTTTTTTGTCACATGGGCACTGCTCTCTATTTGTGTGCAGTAGAAAAAAGCCTGGACTTCCATTAAATCTGCCAATGGGTCAGTTTcgttggtcacagaatcgtgttttgattattgattcttatagattggctaaaaataataagatccgtccaaaccgcaactttcttcGTTCAATAATAATGGagatatcgctctttgaaaattcgggtttttgacgtcatccaccgcggttctgacactcttggtttcttcctcttttgtttgGTCAGTGATGCAAAGGGCGCAACGCAAAATTTCAACAACATTAGACACAATCTGTGGTGAACTGACTgactgccaaatttcttcgcaTAGAGTGCGTTATCTCCTGATAAGAGGATCCTTGAAGTGCAAATCTGTCTATTTCTTGAGTTTATGTGTAATGTCGTTAAAGTTTCATGTTGCgccctctgcatcactgatcgaataaaagagggaataaccaagggtgtcacttccgcggtggatgacgtaaaaaacctgacttttcaaagggcgatgtCTCCGTTAACTGGAGGTAGAAAGTTgtggtttggacggatcttgttatttttaactaatctacaagaatcaatcatcaaaacacaattctgtgaccagcgcaactgacccattagattttttaaacttttgaggGAGCAAATGTGTAGAAATTCCTCATCTATAATGAACATATCAGGAGCTTTGGAGTACCAAAATGTAGCTCACTGTTCAAAACTGCATTCTTTTTAGTAATTACAATGCCATGATGTGCTTGAGACACTTATTTCTTCTCTTTAATGGTAATGAAATCTCAGCTTCGAATTTGCTCAGAACTGTGGTACCATTGCCCTAAAAAAGTCGCATTTGTGGTATGTCAGCGTCCTCTATCAGAGCTTTCACTTGCCCTTGACTAGTTAGCTTAGAAACCCTTTTattaaggtggaaaaaaattcaatgagaaGGGTaccagataaaaaaaataatatgatggatcataaaaaaatagttTAATAGCTTCTTACAAACATTcgtcacaatttttttaagaatatccccaacattaaaatatttaaacataCTAAACAGAATATAATGCTCAAGACATCCTAAAAATAGTTAAAGCATAAGTATCGAGTGTGCTTAAGGCTGCCACATCATGTGATAAAATTGGCATACTTTAAATTGAGTTGAATGGGAAAAAGTGCTGATTCTTtagcacaatttggcaactgagAGTAACTTTGCTTCAAGATACTGGTGAAATGATTGATGTGCAATGGGTTTTTGCGAGAATCTCTGAATACGTATTACTTGCAGAGAACACTTCATGTAACGCCATTAATATTCTTCTTAGTGAAACATGTACAGTATGGCATGTTCGATCCACGAGCAAAGAGATTCCAGAATTCCAAGCAGAATTGATGGTCCGAGTTGCTTGTTGAAGCATGAGGAATAATCGTAGTAGTGACAGCACAATGAAACATTAGATTTGGAGAGTTTGTGGTAatctacaaaaataaatttaattaacTTTTGGATGAGCATGAGCATTATAAATCTTTAACtgcaaaaatcatagaaatacAATGAGAAAGGATTGGAATTACAGAAATTAACAAGAAACTCATCTGCATAAAAATCAGACTAAAGCTTATTCACCGGATAGTACAGAAAAAATCATCGAAACATATTCATATCAAAGAACTAAAATTCATCTCGCTTAGATGAGTGGATCATCGGACAGATTGATTGGATTCCCACTAAAATGAATCTTGGAAAAGTAAGATTTAAGtttaacaaaaagaaaaaaaattattacaaacACAACAGTGAGAGTGCTTTAAAATTGTATGCTCATGAGACATATCTGATCAGTGTTCCTACACTAATTTCTGGACAGATGATAAAACTCCAGTACAAAttgtttatgaaaattttctatTGCACTTTCAGTTACAAATTTCTATTTCAAGTTAGAACATTAAAAATTTGTGAGTTGTTCAATGTTTGATTCGCTTACAccagaaaatttctttgaaagagGTGATTATTCCAAGAGAAGCAATGTAGtttttttcttgccaaattACTATTAAATATTAATATTGTATGGatatctcaaaaaaataaactctcAATTGTGGAACATGGAACGATAACAAGAAACGTGCAAGGCATCCACTGGAGCAGAACCAACCGGATACAGaaaacctcagcagctagaCCCATCAGGAAAAACTAAACTGAATCAATCGAAATGCAATACTACCAAAAATACAATTATATTTGTCCTCCGTCAATTATCTGCCCTATCCTACCTCCATCCCTAGACTTTGCTTGAGTGAAAAATGATAGATATATATGAGCGCATTCAATTTAGGCTTGGCATGCGATGCTTTAGTGATT
This window encodes:
- the LOC109032885 gene encoding uncharacterized protein isoform X2; its protein translation is MKMPAQFECGFCGKSFSSKTNWRRHEKQKHRELDEGDKFGCPDCGRYFIRKHDLCRHIVARHTDLSKEQHACEVCDKAFARESLLKEHMKVHEDRADGSQKLICHLCCVPFKSKKFLERHIKLHAKKNNSTSSNTSGDLFKTMQLLQPYVHIGKNRKKSSKNVDSASSDEDAASATNECERLTDEENNSGENQNMTGIKPECLGMKTYPIEKFAKQTENDINIEELSPDQYVIDYVKNKMKETEQESHRQQFLLSLLPDVNEMSNSQFRSFRQNVCSLIDTILQPGADPLRQSNEESSSTIS
- the LOC109032885 gene encoding uncharacterized protein isoform X1 gives rise to the protein MTFGSVHDGTESAPSALRDELRPHPLAPCLLHPLNCLPGCKQLVLFKGMKMPAQFECGFCGKSFSSKTNWRRHEKQKHRELDEGDKFGCPDCGRYFIRKHDLCRHIVARHTDLSKEQHACEVCDKAFARESLLKEHMKVHEDRADGSQKLICHLCCVPFKSKKFLERHIKLHAKKNNSTSSNTSGDLFKTMQLLQPYVHIGKNRKKSSKNVDSASSDEDAASATNECERLTDEENNSGENQNMTGIKPECLGMKTYPIEKFAKQTENDINIEELSPDQYVIDYVKNKMKETEQESHRQQFLLSLLPDVNEMSNSQFRSFRQNVCSLIDTILQPGADPLRQSNEESSSTIS